Below is a genomic region from Triticum dicoccoides isolate Atlit2015 ecotype Zavitan chromosome 5A, WEW_v2.0, whole genome shotgun sequence.
taATGTAATAAGGTGTTATGTTTGCGCTTTGCGGTGGTTGCAGGGTATTTGGGGTTGCTTCATGCAATATTTGTAGACTATATGCCCGGATTTATAAGATTATACATACAACTACAGCTTTGAAATAATGACTTCTTTTTCTCTTTTATACTGCTGAGTGCTGAATTGACTATTGGCGACGCTGATCCCATCATTTGCTGGATGCAGGGAATACATCCACGAGTCATGAGCGATGACGAGCTGTCAGGTGATGGATGGTTGTTATTTCTGCGGATTGCCATCAGCCACCTGGGTGGACTTTCCCAACCAAGGTTTCTGGAAGAGCAGATCACCTATCAGGATCAGGTTACTGGGCATCGAGTATGGATCAAGCTACAGCAACACTCTGGCTGGTCGGTTAAACTGGAAGCTACGCGGCACTGCCTCTTTGAGGCCCTGCAGGATGCGGCGATGCTGGCCGTTATTACCATGAGGCAGCATTTCCCTTGCGAGTTCGCAGGCACTCCGTTTGAAGTTCTGCCTGTGGCGCCTGGGCAGAGGGGCAGGCGGCTAGATGATGGTGCCGCGGTCGTCCGCGGCAGTGCTGTAGCTTCTGCTTTTATTGGCCTCGATCACGATGATGTCCAACCTCTTCTCGTGGTCAGCTTCATGTCCCTTTTCCATGAGCGTTCCGAGTCTTTGCTACGTCTGAGGGAGCACGCGTTGAAGGAGCGGTTGCTGATCGCGGAGATAGAGAAGATGTTGGAAGAGCACGATGGTTCCCCAACCCGAACTCAGGAGTTGGATCAAAGAATTGCGGAGCTGAAAAGGAGGGCTGGAGAGATGCATGGACTTCCTGCCCATGCTGTCAAAGGATACATCGGTTGGTCTGTGTTCGTCTCTAACGAGGCGCAGCAGGAGATGAAGCCATTGGAGGATGGAAATGAGGTACCACCTGCAATTGCAAGCTCCGCAGCAGTATCAGCCAGGGCCAGGTTGTGAGTGATATGCATGCATTGCACCATTTTATATTCATCAATAATGATGGTTACAATCCAACCAACCTGTGTTGTTGTAATTCATGTACTGGTTTTGGACTTGGATGGTGTGATTTAGGGACCCGGACGTGGCGCCGTGAACTCATGTTGTTGTAATCTCAGACCCCTGCTTGTGTTGTAAACTGATGTATGTGCAAAACCTAAATGGGCTGTCTGTGACACCCTACAATATATGGTTGCTGTTGAGACATATATGGCAAATGGTGAATGGTGATGAAATTAATTAGCTGTTTGCGTTCAAACGCATAAGATAATTTGTCTACATGTAATCATGTATACCTCGGCATGTTTGTCTTACATGATTTGCATCGAATTTGCATTCAGTGTTCTAGTTACAGAATGTTTTACTGAAGTTGCTCAATGTACAGCGTCACACTCGGACGGAAACCTTCATGTCGAAGTCATCTCCATCTGCTGATGCCTGTATATGTTTTCCTTGGTTAACTCCTTAGAATTGTTGATACTGTCCTATGCCAGGTACGCCCAAGGAATTAACATACTTGTAGATTTCTTTTATTGTGTCCATGTGACGGAAGCTCTGCTGCCTTCTCTCGCCGTTGGGAAATATTACTATTCTCTGCACTAAAACCAGCATATAATGTTAAATGGTCTATACCATCTTATGTGGAAGCAGATGTCAATGCTTAAGTGGGAATGTGGGATCAGACCCTCTGTCCAAAAAACAAAAAGTAGGATCAGAGACATATCCGGCTGCACATGCACCTAGGGGAAGCCTTCCAGGCCCACGATCACATCCCACCGAGGGTCCACACCTGGGCGAGCAAGTGTCTTGAACAGGTACCCCTCCAACCCGGCCTGAGAATGGAAGGCGCCTGGATTCCGACGCAAGGCAAAGTCCAAGACATATGAAACCACCATCAACCGAATTAGTAGCTCAACACTATGCAATCTTGTAATGAGCGAAGCAACATCAACAGCCGCCATCATGGGTTGCGACTCAGAGAGTGGTGGTGTCTATGGCCTGATTTGACATAAGTCATGTGGCACTGAAGCCTTCCGTAGTTATGTGGTTTGCATCGGTGTTATTACCTTACCTATCACTCCATACAAAACCGAAAATTAATACCAAAAACATTAACTTTCAATCAATTACCAGAAGGTTGTTTTATTGTAATAGACGCCGACATGCCACAGGAGGTGAAGTGGTTTACTGACGTACGTAAAACATGGCTTGGCTCATAACATATTTCTTTTGGGAAGGAAAATTACATGCAATGATGGTGTTGAGCCTTAACACAAAGTTGTCCAAAATCCCTAATTAGGAAATAGTGTTTGGGCCTGCTTGCGATCGAGCCTTAACACAAAGTTGTCTGAAAACGGACGCGGCGATTCGGCTCCCGTGCTCAGATGCTCCCATAATCCTCGTCGTCCACCTGAGTCTTGGGATCTGAATTTTTTTTTTTTACCGAAATAGGCTTACGCCCCGCTATATTGATATAGCAACCACCCGATACAACAATCCGATCCACGCTGGGGCAAACAGCACAAGCACGCCCAAAAGAAATAACAAGAGAAATAAGAGAAGAAATGCCAACAACGCCGGATCGACGAAAGCTACGGCACACCGCGATCGTTGCGCCCACCGAAGATAACCACCATGCTCCAAAGCCACCGAGTTGCCGTGTACCAAGcaccaccttcaagaaggaatgcgacgatgacgacgctgttgcccggacgagtcctaggatttctcccggtacacggagggtagaggggggagaggggcaccCGACGCCCTTCAAGAAGGATGGTGGCGCCCGCAGGCGTCACCGCGTTGGTGCCGGCAAGACCCGACATGGATTTCTCCCGACCTCTCGCGCCCACCACCCAGGACCAACCTTCGGCTCCACCACACCCGCCGCCCACCAACATGCGCCAACAGTCGCGAGGACACCGCCGTCGTCTCACCACGGCCAACGAAGCGAGGCCGGCCGGATCCAAACGAGACACCCGAAGACAAAGACCGGCAGCACCGCAGCCACGAGGGAGGGAACAACCTCCACCGGCTTAGGCGGTAGCAGACCGGGCATAGCAGCAGAGGCACACCAGACCCCCTGTCCGGCCAGGCCCTGCGTGGGCCCGTGAAGCTTCGCCGCCGTGCTGCAGCAGTCGCGGCACAGCAGCCGCCGTCCCTGTCGCGAGGAGCTCGCCGGAAACCACCGGAGAACAGCCCACTGCGGCCACCAGCAGGCCCGCCCCGACCCAGATCGGGCCCGTAGGGCCTAGATCTGGGCCAGCcgagcgccgccggccgccgcaggCCATGGGCCGTCACCGCCGCCAAGGGGCAACGCCTCCGCATCGCCGCCGTCCAGAtccgcgccggaacgccgccggccgAAGGGCTCCGCCGCCAGGACCGCTCACCCGAGCCGGGGTCCAGCGACGGGTGAAGAAGGAGGGCCGCCACCGCCGGACTGCGGGGCGCCGCNNNNNNNNNNNNNNNNNNNNNNNNNNNNNNNNNNNNNNNNNNNNNNNNNNNNNNNNNNNNNNNNNNNNNNNNNNNNNNNNNNNNNNNNNNNNNNNNNNNNNNNNNNNNNNNNNNNNNNNNNNNNNNNNNNNNNNNNNNNNNNNNNNNNNNNNNNNNNNNNNNNNNNNNNNNNNNNNNNNNNNNNNNNNNNNNNNNNNNNNNNNNNNNNNNNNNNNNNNNNNNNNNNNNNNNNNNNNNNNNNNNNNNNNNNNNNNNNNNNNNNNNNNNNNNNNNNNNNNNNNGCGGGCAACGCCCGGCCGCGCccgccggcggcagcggcgagggggaaggggggcggggactcgcggggagggggaggggtggggagcCGCCCCGGTCGCCTCGCTCGGGGAGGGCGACGCGGGGGGCACGGGGGGGATCTCAGTGCCGAAATTTTTTTTTGAGCATGGGATCTGAAAATTTTGGTCTGATAAGGCGCTGAGAAAATGGGGAAATCTGTCGTACAGCGGTTATACAGTAGAGAACAGTGGACCTTTCgtggacccaaaccatatggccgtctGCGCCCGCGCGCGCGCCGTCCTGATCCGTGGCACAGGACGTCGGCTTTTGTGCTGAGCCAAGGACTGGTAGGCGTTAGAGAACTTAACTGGGCCGTTGGGAATGCACGTGCGCACACATGAGCAGGGTCCATCCCTATCCCCCACCGGATCCAGTCGCACCCCCACTCAGCCGTCTTTTGCCCGAATCCGAGTACTCTTTGGACCTGCGGCGGCTGCTTGAATCCCCGGCGTAGCAGTGATGGAAGATGCCGGCCTTGAATTCTTGCAGGATACCGTCGACCGGTAAGTGGATCTGTCTCCTGCATGAATCTGTTAATCtccttatttttgtttttttatttgacgGCATGCTTCGGCAAAATAACTGAATCGATGAATTGTCCACCCTCCATTGTTTGTTTTTTCTTTCAGATTTCTCGTCCAGGAGGAGTTTGTCGACAGCCTTGAACACCCAGATCCAGTACCTCTTGCATTGTTAACGCCTGACGAAGTGAATCCAGCCGGCCAGGAAGCCCGGAATGTTGCATCTGGATGCGGCAGCAAGTTGACGGTGGTGGCGCTGGTAGGCCGAGCTGCGGCGACCGACGGTAGCGGGAGATATCACCCACTGCGTCCGCGCAATCTATTGACAGGGTAACCCAGAAACACCTGGATGGACGAAGAGGATAATTGTTTTGTGTTGTTTACCGCTGTACGTTCATTGACATGCTCATCCTGGGGCTATATTAATTTATTTTTGGTCTCACTTGAATTAATGATGAAGCTAACTGAAAGCTTAGGCCTGTTACATATGCATATTGTTATATGATGATTAGGTGGCACAGCATTTTAAAATTTGTCTGATGTACATGTGAAAGGTTTCAGATGTAGTAACGGTTAGCTTTAAAAAATCAGGTTGGATTAGTTTATGTGCTCAAGAGAAACTAATAATTTTCTTGTGGAGGAGGCATCAGGCATTACAAATCATTGAACATTAAGTTGTTTTCTTTTTTAGTTCTACCTCCTAGCTATGTAGAAAAGATATCATGTATTGCTGCTATTGAAATCTTGAAGTAATTGCTAAGTTGACCAAATATGCATTGGTACTAAATATGCACATAGATGTTCAGTAGCATTTCTGACTAAAATTGGATTTTGGTTCTCACCAAATCACTAGTTTTTGCTTTGAAATGATCATTCACATGGCAGGCCCAAAAGGtactacttggtaagctcagaaatTACAAGTCTCCAGGAGAAGCGCTCGGATTTAGGTGTTAAGCCAAAGAACCAGAAGGTCAGGCCAGGTTGACCGAGTTAGGTTGAATATTCAGTATGTGCACACCTCTGCATATCATATTAGGTTGAATATTCACCACATCACTATCATGTTCTGGTTTGTACTTTCCGGCTACCATACCTGTGCATATCATTGCTTTTTTCATATTGCTACTTGGTGATGCTCAAATTTATTATATGTGCAATTTTCAGATCTAAATTGCTCTTAAGTAAGCCAGTTTCCAATAAAATGATTTATGAGAAAGATTTTGGCCCCCTCCCTCCGCGTCGCCCCTGCTCGGGCAACTCGGGCGGGATctaaaaccctagccgccgggggTTCCCATCCGTCCTcccttccctccgccgccgccgaaggacgcCGCCGGCTATAGCCCCGGGCTGATGGCGGTGGCGGGGGTCTTCCCTCTTGCCTGCGCCGTGCGGGCGGTGCGGAGCCCCGCGGCGTGGGTGGCACGGCCGATCTGGCCTGGCGGCGCGGCGGGCCTGCCTTCcggcggcggcgtggcggctgCCTCGGCCaagggcggcgatggtggcgtgcgGCAGCCGGCCCTGTCTCGGGCTGCGTGGcggcgttcggcggcggcggccgggtctGCGGCGAAACACCATCTGACCTCGGATCGGCGGTggcggcatggagggcctggtggttgggTCGGCACCATGCAGGTTGTGCCCTGCGGACCGATCTGATCTGGCCGGTGCGGCCTGCGCCCTATGCGGCGGCTCAGATCGGCGGTGACCGTGCGCACAATACGTGATGGAGGTTCTTcgagcggatccgggtgaaaaccgtGTGCTCGGCTTGATGCCAAGACCGGCGTTGGTGGCACCATGTGgtgtcattaccttcttgaaggcatcgccgtggagaagctctagacctctatccgctaccttcgggggaaaccctagatcagttgatcggatgacggcggcgcgttggtgtcgtttcctccttgggggcgtcattcttggaggcgtaCACGGGATCAAGGGACCAGCGGGCGCCTTTTttggtggagcggtacttcatccttcacattgatgacggcggatctcggcggcgtggtgcagtggagactcggcgcccgatgcgccgtgatggactcgcgcaggtggaGGTAGTTGTCTGGCGTCAAGGTGGCATCGATGACGGAGTGGCCTGACAAGGTAGAAGTctcaatatctgctctgaagacggacctatgaaagatggcggcgacgacacatgtgagtgcgtcagaccaaTTTATGCCCCAAACCTGGTATGCGGCTCGGCTGGGGCTTTTGGCTTTTGATGATAGGCTTAGGTGAGTAGACCGGGTATGTGGCCCAGGTAGCACCcattcatcatatggataggagtactgccatatgttgccaagatggtagattcaggcatattgttgtaatactttgtaaggtcctcgagaataatcaataaagtgaccgtatgcatctccc
It encodes:
- the LOC119297498 gene encoding uncharacterized protein LOC119297498, coding for MRSSGNISTEVNSWLSVFEQGIHPRVMSDDELSGDGWLLFLRIAISHLGGLSQPRFLEEQITYQDQVTGHRVWIKLQQHSGWSVKLEATRHCLFEALQDAAMLAVITMRQHFPCEFAGTPFEVLPVAPGQRGRRLDDGAAVVRGSAVASAFIGLDHDDVQPLLVVSFMSLFHERSESLLRLREHALKERLLIAEIEKMLEEHDGSPTRTQELDQRIAELKRRAGEMHGLPAHAVKGYIGWSVFVSNEAQQEMKPLEDGNEVPPAIASSAAVSARARL
- the LOC119297499 gene encoding uncharacterized protein LOC119297499 codes for the protein MEDAGLEFLQDTVDRFLVQEEFVDSLEHPDPVPLALLTPDEVNPAGQEARNVASGCGSKLTVVALVGRAAATDGSGRYHPLRPRNLLTGPKRYYLVSSEITSLQEKRSDLGVKPKNQKVRPG